The region CTTGGAGCACTTCACACCCAGCCCGATGTGGCCGTTGTTGTCACCAATCGCCACAAAGGCCTGTTAAAATAGAAACATGTTGTTCATAAGGAATTCCGATCTGTGTTTCTTCAGAATTCTCAGAATGCtaataagaaaaatattgaGAAACACTACTTCAAATATTACTGTCAGGGTATTGGATGGACCATCAGTACTCTGGCATGTGTCAACACATAACACAATACATGCTGTTTTGCTAGTGGTGCAAGAGTTCATCATTGGTATCTCCTACCGTCAATATCCATAGTTGAAAATGTAGCAAAATGGCTCAGAAAAGATGGCAATACCTTGAACCTGGTGCGCTGACCAGCACGGGTCTGCTTCTGAACAGGCATGATCTTCAGCACTTCATCCTTCAGTGCCGAACCCAGGAAAAAGTCAATGATCTCAAACTCCTAAAACAGAAAAAGACAACATTAGGACAAGATCTTCATAGAGAAGaaagataagataagaaaagaaaatattcatGTAGACACATGATATCATTCTGGATTTACATGTCTCTGACGTCAGTGTCTGGACAGCATGGTGATCGGCTCCCAGTGCATAATGTCAGAGGTTTTTCTATGAGGCTGATAGCACACACAACGTCGGGTGGGACAGAAGTGGAGACTCTAACCTCAAAAATAATGCTAATTAGTGTAACACTGTTATCATAATTTCCTAGCCCAATTCCTTGCTTGTGTCACATGTGTTTCTATCAATCATGGTTTACTATAATttggaacaacaaaaaatattcaAGAACTAAAAGATATGAAACAATACCTTGATGGGAAGTGAGAACAGGTATATATCCTCCAGGGACTTGATCTTCAGGTCTTTCACAAGACGACCAAGCTTGGTCATTGGCATccactgtaaaaaaaaggaacacagaCCCTCATTTAGTTATCATATGATGACTGTTACATCAACAAAATGTCTTTCAGGAGtactatgtactagtatgtagtaTCTATCTTTCATCGTGGTTAGTTCCAGAGTAGAAAGCAAATGTTCACGTGCACTGTCTCTTAACCGAAGACTACTAGTATGATATGATTTTATATGTCTCTGACGTCAGTGTCTGGACAGCATGGTGATCGGCTCCCAGTGCATAATGTCAGAGGTTTTTCTATGAGGCTGATAGCACACACAACGCCGGATGGGACTGAAGTGGAGACTCTAACCTCAAATGAAATGCGACTTAAATGCTATCAATTAATCACTGAACGACAACATGCTATCGACCCCTCAAAGCACATAGTTGTAACTTGTACAGAAAAAAgagatatggggaggggggtaggtaTTCGTTCAGACTTGCCACTACGAACCTCCTTCTCCTCTTTGCCTCCGCGGCCCCGTCCACGGCCCCTGCCGCGACCACGACCCCGTCCACGGCCACGACCGCGATCCCCGAACCCGCCACGAAAGCCTCCCCTACCGGCCGGAGGTGCGTCCGCCATTGGTAGGTTTTATAGATCTGAGGAAAAACATGTTCGAACTGATTGAGCAAGGAAACATCTGTGGCCATGCCAAAATACAATAAATTTTCGTTTCAAAAGGCACAACGCTTTAAAATTTCCACACGTCATGGTTATACAATATCTATATTATGTAACGAAGCTATTCTAAAGGAAAGATGGCTTGCGACAACGAATTTAAAGACGGATTCTAGCCAATGCGTCGCCACAAAAAATCCACACGTCCACCATCCTACTCACCCTGCTGGAAAAGAAGGCGGAGCAAACGTAGTGCGCAGAATCgataggtcagaggtcacctcaGTGCAAAGAGAAAGTATGTGAACCGGATTTTAGTTTACTGTCGGCAGAATTTTATCTTTTGTGGTCTTCTATGTATCGCAGTTGCGCCAGGATCGGTAAGTGGCTGTATTCTGAATGAAAACGACTGTGTAGTATGGTATTCTCTAAATATAATATTTCCTCACAAGATCTCGGCACACCTCTTTCACAGTGTAACGGGCCCGCGCCGGTTTAGCACAGGTGTTGTCATCAGGTACACACAGCTGCAACTTGATGAAAGCGGCATAAATGTGTTCTTAGAGTTTGGAAGTTAAACAGAGGGTCAAAGATATTAGTTCAAAGAAACCTTGGAAGATCTTTCCATTCTGGTCACCCGTTTTCCTTATGTTCTTTGTTTTATATGGGCCCCCTTGGAATCAACACAATTTGTTGAAGAGGATACCCAGATGTTTTGAAGATTAGAtaaataacgttaacgttaaataGATAAACTTGGTTAAAATGTCTAGTTCAAGTGAAATTGTTAATCCAATCCTCTCCACAGACTCAAAACATTATGGACTTGAGCAGACCAAGAGCAAAGTCACAAAGGTAAGATACAAAATCAAGAATCTATCaagtcaaggaggtttaatctagACCTCCTTGATCAACTTAAGGAACTTTGATATGTTTAAAGAAATGAGAACAAGTGACATCCTTGCCTGGTTAAGGCTTTCTTATCCTAAAGTCTAACCTATTTATGAAGAGGCCACAATTTGAGTATGGCCAACGTTTATACTACAATGTGAATCAgttttcatatttcttacaTAGTCCTGGAAAAGTATGCATGACGAAAATGTCAATGAGTTAGTAgtggcaaggacattatatagttgTGGCACTGCATTGCCACCTGATTGTCTATTAACAGTAATGTGACTGCTTTCTAATATCTTTCGACATCATTGTATCTATAGTAAAAATATCATTACCAGGGTTTTTCAATGGTTGAATTCCTAAAAGGCAATCCTTAACTGTCCTGCATTGAATAAAAACTAGTGTAAATAAGTTTAAACTTAACACTTGCCTTGTTCCTTACAGCAGTGTCTATCTAGACTACAATGCTACCACACCGTTGGAGCCTGAGGTTCTAACAGCCATCCAGACAGCCCTGCAGACAGCATGGGGAAACCCCAGCAGCTCATATGaagcaggtatgtttgtgttctATGTATGCATCCTCCTTGATATATGCTTGTTACACAATTATTTTTGTGCAAGTTTTAGCTGGCCAAATTAGGACAGTTCCTGTTGTAGGGAAATGTATTGGTACACTTAGCAGCATATATAATGTATTATCTATTCAGTGAAAGATCATTTTTTGTAACAATTTTGTCAGGAACTTAAAGTTGCTATTTCTATCCAAAAGGCATTATGAGGCATACTGAATATTTAAGGTGCCTGTTAATACATTTTAAGTTAGTATTCCCTCCTTCATTTTCATCACAATTTAATAGGGAAGAAGGCCAAAGCTACCATCGATACTGCCAGGACCAACATCGCCAAGATGGTTGGTGGGAAAAAGGAAGACGTCATTTTCACCTCGGGCGGAACAGAGGTCACCCATCACTATActgttactagtatttgcaTGCTGCATACAACAATACATGAAGAAATATTTCACTTATCTGAATTACCTCAAATACAATACTTTGATGTTAGCAGAAGCATTGATATTACACAATGCCAGTGTATTACTCACATGCACTTTTGAAGAGATCTTTTTATTTCTGTAAGGTTGTTATTTGTGTGATCATTATGAAAGATAAACGACATTTCATTTTGAATTGACTGTAAAGTTACTCTATTGTGGCAGGTATAACAAAGTAATTTTTCCTGTAAGTTTGGACAATGATTCTCATCATGAGCAGCTTGCCGCTACCATTTATAATCCCCCTGTTATCAAAGAGAAAAAACAAAGTGTAATTCATGGTTACATATTATTTTATTGAAGTTATGTGgaatatatgtctgtgttatcTATTCCGAGTAAGGGGAAATATGGAATAATCTTTAAACTTTTAATCATTACAACGAAATGTGCAATATTGTAAGTTGTTAAAGCTTTTACCTTGTTATCTGTACATGGAATGTAATTCAGTGATCTCACTACGAAattcaataaataaatcttGAATCTTGTAATACTTCAGGCCAACAACATGGTGATCCTCACTGCCATGAAGCACTTCTGGAAGACTTTCCCTGAGGCTGGGGGAGGAGGAGACAGGGAGAATGGCCCCACACAGCACAGGAGTGTCAAACCACACATCATCACAACTAACATAGAACATGACTCCGTCAGACTGCCACTGGAGGCTTTTCAAAAGGAGGGGAGAATTGGTAAGGTCAAGATGGGTTTTTATTCCAAACAATCATCAGACAATTATCTGACTGTGCTATGGATACTTTCTCCATTTATTGATACTTGTATCAATATCGATATAAATGTAACAGACTTACAGTAAActagtaaaactaaaagttgtTCTCCTGGTAGATGTGACCTTTGTGCCGGCCTCCAAGCTGACCGGTCGCGTTGAGGTCCAGGACGTTCTGGCTGCAGTTCGGCCCACCACCTGCCTGGTCACTATCATGATGGCTAACAATGAGACTGGCATCATCATGGTAGGGTTTATCTAATTGTTTTGATAAGATCAAGATTTCaaatttaaatacatgtaccttttcatTGACAATGACATAACAGGTAATATTGGTTATATAGTTAACTTGTTGAgtacatacagaaaaaaaactcactCATGACAGCACCAGCAGACAAAACCAGTCTCAccagaaatagttactcaagcaactggataaaattttgaaacggtcagacgtttcagacagcatccgctatctttcgtcagtgactaacgataggactggaaaccagattttataccaaaactctgaatagacatgttgatgaggttaagacaatttaggatgtcttgacgtagtcttcaaaagaagattaattcaagacaaggtttatgctaatagttcaattagctactgttgttttagtacagtaactaaatgttgttcgtccgggggtggggcgGTGGTGGGCAgagcattatcccaagtgccaaattttatccaattgcctgagtaactatttttggcgtatcttactacctggatgtctaaccttcatcaatgtaaaacCAGTCTCACTTTAATAACTGAATATGATTGATTCTCTGTATGGTATCAGCCTGTAGGAGACATAATGAGAGCGGTGAGGTCTGTAAATAGTGACAACAGAAGTGCCTCTCAGCCCAGGATCCTGCTCCACACAGATGCTGCCCAGACCATTGGGAAAGTTGCAGTTGATGTAGAGGAGTTAGGGGTGGATTATCTTACTGTGGTGGGCCACAAGGTGGGGACTGTTttattagcctccgttgcagtccttcccaccaGCGTTTtacttgcatttttttttcaattattttttgGCGGGAGGctcgtatctgcttgggcccctgtatctgcttgggcccctgtatctgcttgggcccctgtatctgcttgggccccTGTATCTGTTTGGGCCCCTGTATCTGTTTGGGCCCCTGTATCTGTTTGGGCctcgtatctgcttgggccccgtttctgcttgggccccgtatctgcttgggccccgtatctgcttgatacggggcccaagcagatatgggggctcaagcagatacgctccccccccccccccaaaaaaaaattgagaaaaaaaattgccagtAAAGctctagtgggaaggcctgcagcGCAGTCTACTGTTTTATATTCTTTTCAGGATTGTTTATAGGATTTGAAAACATTGTGTAGAACTTATTTGCCTGATGATGGTTTTGCTCTTTTATGAGGGAAGTGGCAAGTAGTCCATGTATTAAGTAATTCCTCTTGTTCAGTTCTATGGCCCCAGGATTGGTGCCCTGTATATTCGTGGTCTGAGACATGACACCCCACTGTACCCCATGTTGTATGGAGGGGGACAGGAGGACAACTACAGACCAGGGTAGGGATTCTAACATCATGGTGTTTATGTGACTCTGCATGTCTCTGCTGTCATGGTAATTTTGCTTTTGTGTAGAGGGGACCTGGTACTATACTTTTAAAACATCAACTTAAAAAAGGAAACAAGTATAAGAACAGatatgtatttattcatttatttatttgtttgactgTGTACAAGGTACAACAGCCAAGGTTGCCCGACTAGCAGTAGCTATTGTAAGGGGCTAACCTTGCTGCACAATACATAGTGGAATTAAACAGATATGTAGCTACATGAAAGTGTTATTCCTTGAGAGATTTGGTGCTGAATTAAATGAAGAGTTAATCACTATTGACCATTTGTCCAAGAGATTGATATAAAATTTGCAATTGATCATTATGTCTTGTTTGTACACTTACAGCACTGAGAATACCGGCATGATTGCAGGGCTTGGGATGGTAGGCATATAGTCCATTCATTTAAATGATTAAGTAGAAAATATGTTACCCTTGAGTAAAAGCAAGGTTGGGATAGTTACAGTTGAAATTGTTACCACAGCATGCACCTTTTTTGTACCATCTCTTTATCTGCATGTAAGCCTGATTGTTGGGTTGTGATAAATCTTAACAGTCTCTCTCATACACAACTTTGCAGTTATCATTCAGAGTTGAGAAGATTTTTATCAACCCTCACAACACCAGATATCATGTTCTCTGAGACTCAGAGTCTACTGTTACCTGTTGTCCATTAGGCTGCTTCCCTTGTAAACAAAGACTTGGAGAAGTACGAGTCTCACATGAGGGAGGTGAGAGACTACCTGGAACAGCAGCTTAAGGTCAGCATATGCAGTCTCCATCATGTATGGTCTGGGCAGGTTATTAAGGCCTCCCAAACTGTCCACTAGTTTGAGAATTTCATCGCAGTATCTGAGACTGAGtgtgtgatttaaaaaaagttatgaCTGTCAGTGGCAAGGAATCTAGCTActttaaatcactttaatatagcggcggttgggggaaaatggagtaggtcacggcacttaattttaacgatgggaacaaacatcactgtctcaaatattagtgatcaaacaTTAGCGATGATGACATTCTACAGTTGAccagtgaccgttaaattagctagaattaagttacaattaacaaatcaagaattacagtatatgtctGTTGTGTTGACAGGACAGGTTTGGCAGCTCTGTGCAGTTCAACGGTAAGCTGCCTGGGAGTGAGCGGATCCCCAACACCTGCAATGTGTCCATCCTGGGGCAGGGTCTACAGGGTAAACAGTCTTATCATCACACATCGGCACCTACATCACAAGTCAAACTTAACAATTTTATCAATCATAATTTTGTAACATCCACCATCAtatggcgtcgcggtggcgtagtggcagggtgtttggccccagaacccagagataccgggttcgaatccgaggttccctgatttgtcccgttgacgttgtgcccttgggaaaggcactttacatgaatttccccacttcactcaggtgaaaatgagtacctagcttcggttagggacgttcctcagataggacgttaaatggaggtcccgtgtttgaggagagccacacctaaagcatgttaaagaacccaacacacttattgaaaagagtaggggtccttcccggtgtgtgtgtatcatataagtctgtctggatatgcagcttgtactcttcagtacaaacctggtgtgttacgccttcatgcggtttaccgggtatgcaatacaaacaaaaatcatcatcaaataAGTTTCACATTCCAAACACTTATACAAATGATTGATCCTTTCCTTGAGTGAATGGTAGTACTGTATATCATTAGTATTTGAACTCGGATATTGTATCACACTAGTGTTTCAATTCAAAGCACTTTATTACTGTCCCATGTGTTCAAGCAAGTCAATGTTAGCGAGCATAAACTcatgttgatggtgttcaaGCTATTTCATTACAGAAGGGACATCAAAAATTGTCATGTAATACCATAACTATGATGTCTTTTCAACATGAATGTTTTTATCTGCCAGGTCAGAGAGTGTTGTCCAGGTGTCCACACCTACAGGCCAGTGTGGGGTCTGCCTGTCACTCACATAACATCAACAGGTAAATAAACATAAGGAAAAGTACATGATGTACAATACAGCCATTCCTATGTTTTTCTCCTTCATAGAACCACTTTCTCCTTACAGTTTAAGGAATTATGATTGTTTCAAATGTAGTGCATCAATTTTAACTCAATGaggatgaaaatgatttttttcgtaTACTACAGGATTATTTGTTGGGGGATATTGTCACTCTGACAAATAGAATATCGCTGAGAAAATATAGGTGTTTGCTATCTGTAGCACTCTGCAGCTTGCTGATACCGACTGTTTCTTCCTTACAGACCCTCCCACATCCTGCTGGCCATCGGGATCCCCTGTGAGGTTGCGGGGAACGCCCTGCGACTGAGCGTGGGCAGGCACACCACTAAACAGGACATTGACCTGGTGCTACAGGACCTACAGGAGGCTGTCACAGCCATCACAGCAGAGGAGCAGTCAACACAGAACTCCTGCTGATTGGGTCACTGGTTGTAAAAAGACTCACAGAGGCTCAAGCATCTAGCTACaaatagttgtgtatgtgttgttGTCAAGGATGGGTTACATTGGTGCTCATAGAGTTAGCAGGCTCGTAAGATTATTTGCCTGCTACTAATATTCTTAACTGCCCTAACCCGATAACCTGAATTCAACATGATATATGTTTCACTGAAAGCTAACTGCACAGTGATATTAAAAGGAAAGCTTTAACCAAAACAATTCCATGCTTCACTGTTACATGAACGTTTTTTGAGCAAAATTTGTAAAAAGACTTTGATGCGACCTGTAAATCTCTTGGTCACCACTGCTCACAAGAAAAGGGCACCAAACTGTTCTGGCTCTTCTACTTTACTACTTAAGTTGCTTATTGCCTCTTGAGTAATGCTAGTGTTGTTTGTACAGAATTATATTGCAAAGTGTATGTTGCTAGCAGGTTTATCAGTATTCTTACGCCAAACAATCGAAAGGTACAATTTCTCACAGTCGACAGCTCAACAATCTTGGTAAAAATATCTGCTAAATCTATTCTCAAGCTTTTAAGGCAAACTGTCAAATATGTTTGTGGTGAatatgtttaatttttctacCTTGACTCTGAGAAAACCTCCACTGTACCTACAAAAGTTTTCAAGTTCACTTTTTGGTGCTGGAGGTTGCTGTTTATATCATGTTGGCAGTTCAACTTAGCACAGCTTCTATCTAAATAGCCTTTCCATATCTGACACATTTCTGAGCATGGACAAACCTGCATGGTTTGATCTGACAGTTTGTAACTTTATGCTTGTGGACGGATGCATGTAGTAGGCTGCATTTTATATCTGTGGTAAATGTGCaataaaatgtcaaatatttcaTCCATACTTACATCTTCAATGTCTATGATGAAAAATGAGGTGGTCTATGTTCTATCATGTTTCTGGAGGTTGATTTACTGAAATGGTTACAAAGGAGGTCTGAATTTGTTTCAAGGCAGCAGCAACAGTCATAATTGATAAAATGCAATAATCTATATAACACAGTTAAAGTGACTGGTTTTGTCATTCCAGTTTGATCAATAAAGCTACTCAAAATGAATCAATCATGTCATGTATTAGTACATCGAGGAATAGTTGAAGAGATGTTAACGTTATGAGGCCTTAAGCTGCATTGATACAAGCGGCCTCTATCGCTCAGTATTGAAGCAGCAGTGTAATGTTCACGTTCTGTCAAACTGCAATGATTACTTCAACAGCTAGGAGTACCCACTGCCACGTCGGTTGATTACTTCAACAGTACAATATTCAGATATAGTTGAGAAACTGGCGAAATCGATTGATAAGCCACTTGCTTAGTACTCATCCTAAAACATGTCATCCTAATGACGTAGATTAACAAATTCTAGAGTCTTCACACAATTCAGTTTTATTTCTCTGCTCTTGAGTTGCCAAGGCTGTTCCAAACTGACGTGGTGTCTGATTGCGACTCCTGATCTGGTGCGGTCACGCGCAAGGAAAGCACACTTTCTGTCATCAAAGCATCTCGGGAGGAATAGCTTTCAGCCACACTCAGACCCCCAATCTGACGATCTATCACCGCGAGCCTCCCCCCTAGTTCTGTGGCGACGTTATCCAGTCTTTTATGACTTTCGTCCAAGTCCTTCTCCATGTCTCTAAGTTGCTTGGCCATCGCGTCCCATATGCACTCCGTGCGAGCAGTGATGTTCTCCCAGAACCGTTGTTCCATGCCTGCTATCCTCTCCAGCGTTCTGTCCATACTTTCTTTAATCGCCGATCTTCTGAAGTCTTCGTTCTTCTCCATTTCAGTCCACTTCTGAAAGCCTCTTTGATCCATTTGGTCCTTCAGGAATGTCCCCTGTCTCAGCATGTTGGTGGTGTCGCGCCCGAGACGCTGGACGTGCCCAACATTGTCCTCTTTGACTTTGTACGCATCAGTTCGCCCCGCCAACCGGCCCACCTCTAACCTTATGCGTTGTTCCTTTACATCTATTTCTGCCGCAGCAACTCTTTCTCTCCTTTCCAGATGTAGAAAAGAATTGTTCGACGCCTCTTCTCTCTTCGACAGAGTTGAAGCCAAGCTGTGTTCCACCTTCCGAACACGTGATTCCACCTGTTGTTTCGCCTTTTCCTCCGCCCGCGCGACATCCTGGTCCCACTTCTGTGATTCCAAGGCTGCTGATTCAAACTGTTTCACCACCTCCAGCTCAATCCGTTGTCCTGTTACTTCCATCCATGCCTTCTCAATATTTTCTGCGGTGTTATCAGTTTCCTGAGGCGCGGTGGGAACATCGATCCACTGCGGCGGGCGTACCGTACGGTTCGAGCTGGCGGTAGAATATGTAGAAGTGTCCGGAAGAGTGTCCGTTGTATCGTCCGGTTCGACGGACGAACGGCTCTCACGGTCACACTCCAACATACAGTAGGCTTTCAACACATCTTCTAGTTCGGCTAACTCGTCCCCCTCCTCAGCCTTAGCCTCGCGTGCGTTCCACAGCCGGACGGCCTCGATGTAGTACGTCATCTGTTTCTCGTCCATAGGTAGCAGACACGTCTGGAGGAGGTCGTCCAGTTCTGCCCTAGCTGCCTGTCCGCCCAGCGTCTGCAGTATGGTGTGGATCTCGACTCGCAGGATTGGCATCCTGCATGCGAGCATCTTGTGACCCCAGCCAGACAACGCCTGACGAATCGCACCTACCCGCCGTAGCTGCTTGGCAAAAGCAATGCAGTCCATGGGCAGGGCGTTATCATCAGTCCCGTCCGCAGTCTCTTCGTCCTCTGAGTCACTGTTACACCCTTTACACTCTCTCTCGTCTATCTGCCCATACGCTATAGGAAGGACGAGAGTGGTTCCTTCGAACAAAAGTCGGCACAATTCGGCGTAGATTTTTCTATGCTGGTCGGACACGTCCTGCCTGGTGCCGGTAGCCATGTTTAGTGTGACACTGGCGTggtaagttgaagttgaagtaagGGCCCTTTAGTGTAGACCACGCGAACACTTCAGCCAGGCTCAATGAAACACATCCGCATCCGCAATAGAAAACTGTGAGAATTAACGTTGTAGTAAAGTCACAGTGACCCAAACCACCTTATTTCAGACTTAACTGACCGACCGTCCCTATTTTCTCCCAAACATACGGAAGTTTCTACCGAAAGTATCATTTCCCAAAAGCGAATCATCTCCAAATTTTCAACAGGTGAGTGCGACGTAATCTGGCCATGTGCCCCAGAATAGTCTCAACATACCTGCTGCTCTATTGTTGGCGAGGAACATTTTACATATGGTCAAGTCCTGGACGTTTTTCCCAAACTAAAGGGGAGTTGtccagtacaacaacaacaagaacaagaagaacaaGTGGATAATTATTGATCCATGCTTAAAAAGCATCATACAAATCCGTGTTCAGGGCTCTCGTATCGTTCAGGTCGACTGCAGTCTTCCCGGTGTTGAAAAGTCGAAAACTTTTAAAATCAATGGCCGGGAGCTGAAGTCACCTAGTGGCACGTTGTACATAtcaattattttttatttatttgcaagttcttaaGCTTGCCatagggctaattgcaacatgaaaaaatgcttagaaaaagacaaaagtaaacagatagtgcaagttaacaatagtcacaagtggaacaagtgtaAAACAAATATATTATAAGAGCGCCTGAAAGGTGTAGGACATGCgctccgacgttgtgcccttgggaaaggctttcctcacttcacgcaggtgcaaatgagtacctagctcatctagggttaggggcgtccctcgGATGGGACATGAaatggaagtcccgtgtttggggagagccacaccccgcgcacgtaaaagaaccaaaacctacagtcctatgaccgcacatgggttcgcccttagtaattgcctctggctagttgggcaacccttgcatgtacatgctgaaccaataaataaataaataaacaactacgaacacacaccaacccaaacaaactcacacaccaaaaacatagACTCTGTACAAAAGGGTCAAAAAGGACAGTTGGCAGTTTTCCcgatcttgtttttttattttatttcatacaAACATCTGGACAAAACAAAGCTGAAGTACTTAATTATTACTGTGTAAAGATAAACAGAATACATTCTCTCAAGTTACAACCTCAAATCATTCTAAGGTGTTGAaccatgaaaaatacatttaaggTGCTTTTATATTGTGCAATGTCAAGAGCATAAGTACATACAGTCTCAGATGCGACAGTACAGGTACTGTAAAATAgtatttcttcttcattttcaatatttgaCTTCTTTGGACCTTACAGTGTAGCATAGGAGTGTTTCACATGTAATTTTACAGCCTAGATCAAAAACATCAAATACCAACAGAAAGAACGACACAATTTTACAAGGATTACCATGATTTTATGAATATGTTGGTAAACAATGCAATACATGAATGCATGTAAAGCGATTctgactgattttttttcttcaggatAGTTTATACATTGTAATCCTCCCTTTACATTGTAATCCTCCCTTTTCTCACTAGATGTCTCTTCTACACCATGAGAGAACAGTACATTTGAGTTTGGGCTAGAGGCTAGTGTTTAAGACTTGGTGCGTGACTGCACAGTTTGAGGTATTGCACACCTTGCAGCCTTCACCCTTCTACAACAGTATTGAAAGTGCAAAACAGACATGTCATTCCTGTCAAAAATGATTTGATGATAGCAGAAAACTGTGACACTACAGGTTTTTATATTATACATTAAACCTTGAATAGTCTCTTTGCTCTATCAAATATGACTGCAGATACAAAAAACAATAGTACTAAACCCCAAAAGGAGAAAATTAGATATCAGTCATTGGCTAAAGTGATCCGTAATAAACAGTCTGTTTGGTAGATGTTTGGGCCTACAGGACAGTTGCAGGCTGCTGAATCCACGTTGCCTAATCAACTTTGCTCTCCCAACAGGTAAACTGGCCAAGCTGGCAAAGTAGATAGGCGGCTTTCAGCTGCCAGAAAACTGCACCACAGGCTGCAAATGAATATCAAAGGCCAACA is a window of Branchiostoma lanceolatum isolate klBraLanc5 chromosome 8, klBraLanc5.hap2, whole genome shotgun sequence DNA encoding:
- the LOC136440902 gene encoding selenocysteine lyase-like isoform X1, encoding MDLSRPRAKSQSSVYLDYNATTPLEPEVLTAIQTALQTAWGNPSSSYEAGKKAKATIDTARTNIAKMVGGKKEDVIFTSGGTEANNMVILTAMKHFWKTFPEAGGGGDRENGPTQHRSVKPHIITTNIEHDSVRLPLEAFQKEGRIDVTFVPASKLTGRVEVQDVLAAVRPTTCLVTIMMANNETGIIMPVGDIMRAVRSVNSDNRSASQPRILLHTDAAQTIGKVAVDVEELGVDYLTVVGHKFYGPRIGALYIRGLRHDTPLYPMLYGGGQEDNYRPGTENTGMIAGLGMAASLVNKDLEKYESHMREVRDYLEQQLKDRFGSSVQFNGKLPGSERIPNTCNVSILGQGLQGQRVLSRCPHLQASVGSACHSHNINRPSHILLAIGIPCEVAGNALRLSVGRHTTKQDIDLVLQDLQEAVTAITAEEQSTQNSC
- the LOC136440902 gene encoding selenocysteine lyase-like isoform X2, which encodes MDLSRPRAKSQSVYLDYNATTPLEPEVLTAIQTALQTAWGNPSSSYEAGKKAKATIDTARTNIAKMVGGKKEDVIFTSGGTEANNMVILTAMKHFWKTFPEAGGGGDRENGPTQHRSVKPHIITTNIEHDSVRLPLEAFQKEGRIDVTFVPASKLTGRVEVQDVLAAVRPTTCLVTIMMANNETGIIMPVGDIMRAVRSVNSDNRSASQPRILLHTDAAQTIGKVAVDVEELGVDYLTVVGHKFYGPRIGALYIRGLRHDTPLYPMLYGGGQEDNYRPGTENTGMIAGLGMAASLVNKDLEKYESHMREVRDYLEQQLKDRFGSSVQFNGKLPGSERIPNTCNVSILGQGLQGQRVLSRCPHLQASVGSACHSHNINRPSHILLAIGIPCEVAGNALRLSVGRHTTKQDIDLVLQDLQEAVTAITAEEQSTQNSC